From the Streptococcus oralis ATCC 35037 genome, one window contains:
- a CDS encoding response regulator transcription factor, which translates to MANILVVEDNNEIQEILRTLLTEEHEVIQAFSGTEGIMQFDKGGIDLVLLDIMLPGKNGDQVLQAIRQTSQTPVIMLTALGDKKLISQYLLDGANDYVVKPFDLDEVFARVTVQLRQSGEHQSEDRREIDNLVQSFKNIQFDADSFEISNATETIRLAKKECQILQMLLQHPKKIFTKEELYELIWEESYLPGDNTLNTHLSNLRKKLHQLDPNHEYIETIWGVGVRLKGDK; encoded by the coding sequence ATGGCGAACATACTTGTAGTTGAAGATAATAATGAAATCCAGGAAATTTTAAGAACCCTTCTTACAGAGGAACACGAGGTGATTCAAGCATTTTCTGGGACAGAAGGTATCATGCAATTTGACAAAGGTGGCATCGATCTCGTCTTGCTAGATATCATGCTACCTGGGAAAAATGGTGACCAAGTCTTGCAAGCTATTCGACAAACGAGTCAGACTCCGGTCATCATGCTCACTGCTTTGGGTGATAAAAAGCTCATCAGCCAATATCTCCTAGATGGTGCCAATGATTATGTAGTAAAACCTTTTGATTTGGACGAAGTCTTTGCCAGAGTCACTGTGCAATTACGCCAAAGTGGTGAACATCAGTCAGAAGATCGAAGAGAAATTGATAACCTCGTACAAAGCTTTAAAAATATCCAGTTTGATGCGGATAGTTTTGAAATAAGTAACGCAACTGAAACCATTCGCCTTGCAAAGAAAGAGTGTCAGATTCTCCAAATGTTGCTCCAGCATCCTAAAAAGATCTTCACCAAAGAAGAACTCTATGAATTGATTTGGGAAGAAAGTTACCTGCCTGGAGACAATACGCTCAACACCCATCTAAGCAATCTCCGTAAAAAACTGCATCAACTGGATCCAAATCACGAGTACATCGAAACCATTTGGGGAGTTGGTGTTCGATTAAAAGGAGATAAGTAA
- a CDS encoding EVE domain-containing protein, whose protein sequence is MPRYWVGVVSQNHVLRGVEGNFCQVCHGKSGPLNRMKKGDYLLYYSPKYDMNGQDKLQAFVAVGKIIDDKAYQVEQFEGFFPFRRNVEYYQPVKDCSIEVARQHPEWKDYTSRLRYGHFEVSKDFFLYIFQHMKVDDEG, encoded by the coding sequence ATGCCTAGATATTGGGTAGGAGTTGTTTCGCAGAACCATGTTTTAAGAGGAGTTGAAGGAAATTTTTGTCAGGTCTGTCATGGAAAGAGCGGACCCTTAAATCGTATGAAAAAAGGAGACTACCTTTTATACTATAGCCCAAAATACGATATGAATGGTCAAGATAAGTTACAGGCTTTTGTGGCCGTAGGTAAAATTATAGACGATAAGGCCTATCAAGTAGAGCAATTCGAAGGATTCTTTCCCTTTAGACGAAATGTTGAGTATTATCAGCCAGTCAAAGATTGTTCCATAGAAGTAGCCAGACAACATCCTGAATGGAAAGACTATACTTCTCGACTTCGTTATGGGCATTTTGAAGTTTCCAAAGACTTTTTTCTCTATATCTTTCAGCATATGAAAGTGGATGATGAAGGATGA
- the aguB gene encoding N-carbamoylputrescine amidase has protein sequence MRNVRVAAIQMQCAKDVATNIQTAERLVRQAAEQGAQIILLPELFELPYFCQERQYDYYQYAQSVIENTAIQHFKVIAKELQVVLPISFYEKDGNVLYNSIAVIDADGEVLGVYRKTHIPDDHYYQEKFYFTPGNTGFKVWDTRYAKIGIGICWDQWFPETARCLALNGAELLFYPTAIGSEPILDTDSCGHWQRTMQGHAAANIVPVIAANRYGLEEVTPSEENGGQNSSLDFYGSSFMTDETGAILERAERQEEAVLLATYDLDKGASERLNWGLFRDRRPEMYQRIMD, from the coding sequence ATGAGAAATGTTAGAGTTGCAGCGATCCAGATGCAATGTGCCAAGGATGTGGCAACAAATATCCAAACAGCAGAGCGTTTAGTACGTCAAGCTGCAGAACAAGGCGCACAAATTATTCTCTTGCCTGAATTATTTGAACTCCCTTATTTCTGTCAGGAACGCCAGTATGACTACTACCAGTATGCCCAGTCGGTGATAGAAAATACAGCCATTCAGCATTTTAAAGTGATTGCTAAGGAACTACAGGTTGTTCTGCCGATTAGTTTCTACGAAAAAGATGGCAATGTCTTGTATAACTCAATCGCCGTCATTGATGCAGATGGAGAGGTGCTGGGCGTTTATCGGAAGACCCACATACCAGATGACCATTATTATCAAGAAAAATTTTACTTTACGCCTGGTAACACAGGTTTCAAGGTCTGGGACACTCGTTATGCTAAGATTGGAATTGGTATCTGTTGGGATCAATGGTTCCCTGAAACAGCCCGTTGTCTTGCATTGAATGGGGCAGAATTGCTTTTTTACCCAACAGCTATTGGTTCAGAGCCAATTTTGGATACAGATAGTTGTGGTCACTGGCAACGTACTATGCAAGGTCACGCAGCAGCTAATATTGTCCCAGTCATTGCAGCCAATCGTTACGGTTTGGAAGAAGTCACTCCTAGTGAGGAAAATGGTGGACAAAATTCCAGTCTTGACTTCTACGGTTCGTCCTTTATGACGGATGAAACAGGAGCTATTCTAGAACGAGCTGAAAGACAAGAAGAAGCTGTTCTGTTAGCTACTTATGACCTAGACAAGGGAGCAAGCGAGCGCCTAAATTGGGGACTGTTTCGAGATAGAAGACCAGAAATGTATCAACGGATTATGGACTAG
- a CDS encoding ATP-binding cassette domain-containing protein, whose amino-acid sequence MKTVLEIHGLTKQFGQQAILQDLSLTIKEGDIYGLIGKNGAGKTTLIKIITQLLFADKGTVSLFSSQEENEWTKALSRVGSVIESPVAHNHLTAYQNLKYYCMIRHIPNADKVIHETLDYVGLSDTGKKVFRDFSLGMKQRLGIAIALLSKPDFLILDEPINGLDPIGIKEFRLMIQRLNQEKGITILISSHILSELYLLANRFGILDQGKIIREISKAEFETLSEDYIVLKTSDKERACQVLKEQIQLQCKVVNPDNEIHIFGNEQDVKQILKQLTLSDVAIDEIYFARQNLEEYFTQLVE is encoded by the coding sequence ATGAAAACAGTACTCGAAATTCATGGACTGACCAAACAATTCGGCCAACAAGCTATTCTTCAAGATCTTAGTCTAACCATAAAAGAGGGAGATATTTATGGTCTAATTGGAAAAAATGGAGCAGGTAAAACTACTCTTATTAAAATCATTACACAATTATTGTTTGCTGACAAAGGTACAGTTTCCCTCTTTTCTAGCCAAGAAGAAAATGAGTGGACCAAGGCTTTATCTCGAGTTGGTTCTGTTATCGAATCACCTGTAGCTCACAATCACTTGACAGCTTATCAAAACCTTAAATATTATTGTATGATACGTCATATTCCAAATGCTGATAAGGTGATTCATGAAACCTTGGACTATGTTGGCTTGTCAGATACAGGGAAAAAAGTCTTTCGTGATTTCTCACTAGGAATGAAACAAAGGCTTGGCATCGCCATTGCCCTCCTATCCAAACCCGACTTCCTGATTCTTGATGAACCTATTAATGGTCTCGATCCGATTGGAATCAAAGAATTTCGTCTCATGATCCAGCGACTCAATCAAGAAAAAGGAATAACTATCCTCATCTCTAGCCATATCTTGTCAGAACTCTATCTCTTAGCTAATCGCTTTGGTATTCTGGATCAAGGTAAGATTATCCGTGAAATCAGTAAAGCTGAATTTGAAACACTGAGTGAGGATTATATTGTGCTTAAAACAAGCGATAAAGAAAGAGCTTGTCAGGTATTGAAAGAACAAATCCAGCTCCAGTGTAAGGTTGTCAATCCTGACAATGAAATCCATATCTTTGGTAATGAACAAGATGTCAAACAGATTCTTAAGCAACTAACTTTGTCCGATGTTGCTATTGATGAGATATACTTTGCCCGTCAAAACCTAGAAGAATACTTCACACAATTGGTAGAATAG
- a CDS encoding ABC transporter permease gives MIHTIQADFYRLFRSKGFWITEFILFVLLLMGATIGATGHLMSVNTTPPETPTHGWNGIEALINASSNDSNLVFLCIILTCLVLGVDLIGKLYKNSLTVGVSRTEFFLAKFFVLASIALLQLIASLVIAFVPATLLNGLGTIPDGFIANLLLMIFLQFLCLLAWLSIISFILYVTHSYLAVFIGYLVTSIILSMPMLIFPNIEILRYLSLNFAYAMTADSQAILYTITVCIAIILFFSLSGLTVFKKKSL, from the coding sequence ATGATACATACCATTCAAGCAGATTTTTACCGTCTTTTCCGCTCCAAAGGATTTTGGATTACAGAATTCATTCTCTTTGTCCTCTTGCTAATGGGTGCCACTATCGGGGCTACAGGACATTTAATGTCAGTAAATACAACACCACCAGAGACTCCTACCCATGGTTGGAATGGGATAGAAGCTCTAATCAATGCGTCTAGCAATGATTCAAACCTCGTTTTTCTCTGCATTATACTAACATGTTTAGTTCTCGGAGTGGATTTAATCGGCAAGCTTTATAAAAATAGTTTGACAGTCGGTGTTTCTCGCACAGAATTTTTCCTTGCTAAATTCTTTGTTCTAGCAAGTATCGCTCTCTTACAACTCATCGCCAGCCTTGTGATTGCTTTTGTTCCCGCGACTCTATTAAACGGACTTGGTACGATACCTGATGGTTTTATTGCTAATCTCCTCTTAATGATTTTCCTTCAATTTCTCTGCCTCCTCGCCTGGCTTTCGATTATTTCCTTTATTCTCTATGTGACTCACTCCTATCTTGCCGTATTTATCGGCTATCTAGTTACCTCTATCATCCTTTCTATGCCAATGCTTATCTTTCCAAATATCGAAATTTTACGATATCTGAGCTTAAATTTTGCCTATGCCATGACTGCTGATAGTCAAGCTATTCTCTATACCATCACGGTTTGCATCGCTATCATACTTTTCTTCTCTCTTAGTGGCCTTACCGTTTTCAAGAAGAAGAGCTTATAA
- a CDS encoding Cof-type HAD-IIB family hydrolase: MIKLLALDMDGTLLNEAKEIPQAHITAIHQAIEKGVKLVLCTGRPLFGVLPYYKKLGLDLQNEYVIVNNGCSTHQTSDWGLVDWQELSPADIEYLYDLAEKSDVQLTLFDEEHYFVLGGKPNQIVQNDAKLVFSDLTEISLEDATSGKYRMFQGMFLGTKEQTDDFEQRFATELCQRFSGVRSQPVIYEAMPLGTTKATALSRLAAILKIEPSEIMAMGDANNDIEMLQFAGLGIAMGNASDHVKSLANDVTTSNEEDGVARAIEKYIL; the protein is encoded by the coding sequence ATGATTAAACTACTTGCCTTGGATATGGACGGAACCCTCCTTAACGAAGCCAAGGAAATCCCGCAAGCCCACATCACTGCCATTCACCAAGCTATTGAAAAAGGTGTCAAACTGGTTCTCTGTACAGGTCGCCCGCTTTTCGGTGTCCTTCCCTACTATAAAAAACTAGGACTGGACCTCCAGAATGAGTACGTCATTGTCAATAATGGTTGTTCAACTCACCAGACCAGTGACTGGGGTCTAGTTGACTGGCAAGAACTCAGTCCAGCTGACATTGAATACCTATATGACTTAGCAGAAAAAAGCGACGTCCAGTTAACTCTTTTTGATGAGGAACATTATTTTGTTCTCGGTGGCAAGCCTAATCAAATCGTTCAAAATGATGCCAAGCTCGTCTTTTCAGACCTGACTGAAATCTCCCTTGAGGACGCGACTAGTGGCAAGTATCGGATGTTCCAAGGCATGTTTTTAGGAACAAAAGAGCAAACAGACGATTTTGAGCAGCGTTTTGCGACAGAACTATGCCAACGGTTCAGCGGTGTTCGTTCGCAGCCTGTCATTTATGAAGCTATGCCACTTGGAACAACAAAGGCTACTGCTCTTTCTCGACTAGCAGCGATTTTGAAGATCGAGCCCTCAGAAATTATGGCCATGGGCGATGCCAATAACGATATCGAAATGCTTCAGTTTGCAGGACTTGGCATTGCTATGGGAAATGCCAGCGACCATGTCAAATCCTTAGCCAATGACGTTACAACCAGCAACGAAGAAGACGGCGTTGCGCGTGCCATTGAGAAGTATATTTTATAA
- the nspC gene encoding carboxynorspermidine decarboxylase, producing the protein MKLEQVPTPAYVIDLAKLEENCRILQQVQEEAGCKVLLAQKAYSLYKTYPLISQYLSGTTASGLYEAKLAREEFPGEVHVFAPAFKDVDMEELLEITDHIVFNSERQLRKHGPRCRDAGISVGLRLNPQCSTQGDHALYDPCAPGSRFGVTLDKIPSDLLDLVDGLHFHTLCEQGADDLQTTLKAVETQFGPYLHKVKWLNMGGGHHITIEGYDVDLLISEIKRIRETYHLEVYIEPGEAIALNAGYLATEVLDIVENGMEILVLDASATCHMPDVLEMPYRPPLRNGFDAREKAHTYRLSSNTCLTGDVIGDYSFENPVQIGDKLYFEDMAIYSFVKNNTFNGIGLPSLYLMDERGDCSLVKAFGYQDFKGRLS; encoded by the coding sequence ATGAAGTTAGAACAAGTACCAACACCAGCCTACGTCATTGACTTAGCCAAACTAGAGGAAAATTGCCGGATTTTACAGCAAGTTCAGGAAGAAGCGGGCTGCAAGGTTTTACTTGCTCAGAAGGCTTATTCCCTCTATAAAACCTATCCTTTGATTAGCCAGTATCTTTCTGGTACAACTGCAAGTGGTCTCTATGAGGCCAAGTTAGCTAGAGAAGAGTTCCCGGGAGAAGTCCATGTCTTTGCGCCAGCTTTCAAGGATGTGGACATGGAGGAATTGCTTGAGATAACGGACCATATCGTTTTTAACTCGGAGAGACAGTTGCGTAAACATGGTCCTCGTTGTCGAGATGCTGGTATCAGTGTAGGCTTGCGCCTCAACCCTCAGTGTTCAACCCAAGGTGATCACGCGCTCTATGATCCTTGTGCACCTGGCTCTCGCTTTGGCGTGACACTTGATAAAATTCCTAGTGATTTGTTGGATTTAGTGGACGGACTTCATTTTCACACCCTTTGTGAGCAGGGGGCAGATGATTTACAGACAACTTTGAAAGCTGTAGAAACGCAGTTTGGTCCCTACTTACATAAGGTCAAATGGCTCAATATGGGGGGCGGACACCACATCACAATAGAAGGTTACGATGTGGATTTGCTGATTTCTGAAATCAAGCGTATCCGAGAAACTTACCATCTTGAGGTCTATATCGAGCCCGGGGAAGCCATTGCGCTCAATGCGGGTTATCTAGCAACTGAAGTATTGGATATTGTCGAAAATGGTATGGAGATCTTAGTTTTAGATGCCTCCGCGACCTGCCATATGCCAGATGTACTTGAAATGCCCTATCGTCCACCTTTGAGAAACGGATTTGATGCGCGTGAAAAAGCCCATACTTATAGGCTTTCTTCTAATACCTGTCTGACGGGCGACGTGATTGGAGATTATAGCTTTGAAAATCCAGTCCAAATAGGTGATAAGCTTTATTTCGAAGACATGGCAATCTACTCCTTTGTTAAAAATAATACCTTTAATGGTATTGGCTTGCCAAGTCTCTATCTCATGGACGAGCGAGGTGACTGTAGTCTAGTCAAAGCCTTCGGCTACCAAGACTTTAAAGGGAGATTATCATGA
- a CDS encoding MarR family winged helix-turn-helix transcriptional regulator, which translates to MTKYHFNSIYKNDETESTGLLFIKVYNKWESNLKRVLKSVDLTLPQFIVLTSLLFLSNREEYVTQVDIARFTGMDVMTVSQIVRLLEKKDYIKRDQHPKDSRAKLVSVTKSGAEKVNQALPLVEGVDEEFFEKLSNDREVFNRFLVELEDKNA; encoded by the coding sequence ATGACAAAGTATCACTTTAATTCAATTTACAAAAATGATGAAACAGAGTCTACAGGTCTTCTTTTCATCAAAGTCTACAACAAATGGGAAAGCAACTTAAAAAGAGTTTTGAAATCAGTTGACCTCACTTTGCCTCAGTTTATCGTTTTGACTTCGCTCTTGTTTCTGAGCAATAGAGAGGAATATGTAACGCAAGTTGATATCGCACGGTTCACTGGTATGGATGTTATGACGGTTTCCCAGATTGTTAGGCTACTGGAGAAGAAAGACTACATTAAACGTGATCAACATCCAAAGGATAGTCGGGCAAAACTGGTCTCAGTGACGAAGTCTGGCGCGGAGAAGGTCAATCAAGCTTTACCTTTAGTAGAAGGTGTTGATGAAGAATTTTTTGAAAAACTATCTAACGATAGAGAAGTTTTTAATCGCTTTTTAGTAGAGTTGGAGGATAAAAATGCCTAG
- a CDS encoding TraX family protein, whose amino-acid sequence MKKWNATQLKYLMAAVMVLDHIPHITGIVSPLWEGIFHALTRCVGVWFAYMAMEGFIHTRNLKNYLIRLWSWALIMFAGNSLLNALFASKGVMVNNNIFLTLAIGVTMLWIGFPRKELDKKEKLWRRIGLAGLLIFGCLFTEGGITMLPFLLISYSCRNRKGLRNLLYAFLWAFLLVTSIQIYDTWYQTLEMMLFNSDWLFITVFPFIALYNGQRGKETSWSKYFFYIFYPAHLWIIALIAYLVK is encoded by the coding sequence ATGAAAAAATGGAATGCGACGCAGTTGAAGTATCTGATGGCGGCAGTAATGGTTCTAGATCATATTCCGCATATTACCGGGATCGTTTCTCCTCTGTGGGAAGGTATCTTTCACGCCTTGACCCGTTGTGTGGGAGTTTGGTTTGCATATATGGCTATGGAAGGATTCATCCATACTCGAAATTTGAAAAACTACCTCATCCGCCTTTGGAGTTGGGCGCTGATCATGTTTGCTGGAAATAGCCTCCTCAATGCCCTATTTGCATCCAAAGGAGTAATGGTCAATAATAACATTTTCCTGACTTTGGCCATCGGTGTCACCATGCTTTGGATTGGTTTTCCCAGAAAAGAGCTGGATAAAAAAGAGAAGTTGTGGCGTCGGATTGGGCTTGCTGGGCTCTTGATTTTCGGTTGTCTTTTTACCGAGGGTGGTATCACCATGCTACCATTTCTCTTGATTAGTTACTCTTGCCGAAATCGTAAGGGCTTGCGAAATCTCCTCTATGCCTTTCTGTGGGCCTTCTTGTTAGTGACTTCCATCCAAATCTACGACACATGGTACCAAACACTGGAAATGATGCTTTTCAATTCTGACTGGCTCTTTATCACCGTATTTCCTTTTATTGCCTTGTATAATGGACAGCGAGGAAAAGAAACTAGTTGGAGTAAATATTTCTTTTATATTTTCTACCCAGCTCATCTATGGATTATAGCCTTGATTGCCTATTTGGTTAAGTAG
- the aguA gene encoding agmatine deiminase, whose translation MIETPKKAGYRMPAEYEPHHGTLMIWPTRPGSWPFQGKAAKRAFSQIIKTIAEGERVYLLVEQDYLSEAQSYLGDKVVYLDIPTNDAWARDTGPTILINDKKEKLAVDWSFNAWGGAVDGLYQDYEEDNQVASRFAEALEMPVYDAKPFVLEGGAIHSDGQGTILVTESCLLSAGRNPHLSKEEIERRLLNYLGAEKVVWLPYGIYQDETNEHVDNVAAFVGPAELVLAWTDDQNDPQYAMSAADLELLEKETDAKGRPFTIHKLPIPTIRQVVTKEDLPGYTYEDGEEERYEGERLAASYVNFYIANKSVLVPQFEDVNDQVALDILSKCFPDRKVVGIPARDILLGGGNIHCITQQIPE comes from the coding sequence ATGATAGAAACTCCGAAAAAAGCAGGCTATCGTATGCCAGCAGAGTACGAACCACACCATGGTACCCTCATGATATGGCCGACTCGACCAGGTTCATGGCCCTTCCAAGGAAAGGCTGCCAAAAGAGCATTTAGCCAGATTATCAAGACCATAGCAGAAGGGGAAAGAGTCTATCTTTTGGTGGAGCAGGATTATCTATCTGAAGCCCAATCCTATCTAGGAGACAAGGTTGTTTATTTAGATATTCCTACTAATGATGCCTGGGCGCGTGATACTGGGCCGACCATTCTCATCAATGATAAAAAAGAAAAGTTGGCAGTCGACTGGTCTTTTAATGCATGGGGTGGCGCTGTAGATGGTCTTTATCAAGATTATGAAGAGGATAACCAGGTAGCCAGTCGTTTTGCTGAGGCCTTGGAAATGCCTGTCTATGATGCTAAACCTTTTGTACTGGAAGGCGGAGCAATCCATAGCGATGGTCAAGGAACCATTCTTGTGACTGAAAGTTGCCTACTAAGCGCTGGTCGCAATCCTCATCTCAGTAAAGAGGAAATCGAGAGAAGATTATTGAACTATCTTGGCGCTGAAAAAGTTGTCTGGCTTCCTTATGGTATTTATCAGGACGAAACCAATGAACACGTTGATAATGTTGCAGCCTTTGTCGGTCCTGCAGAGCTTGTCTTGGCTTGGACAGATGATCAAAATGATCCTCAGTATGCCATGTCAGCAGCTGATTTAGAGCTTTTAGAGAAGGAAACGGATGCAAAAGGTCGTCCCTTCACTATTCATAAGCTTCCTATCCCAACTATTCGTCAGGTTGTCACTAAGGAGGATTTACCAGGTTATACCTATGAAGATGGGGAAGAGGAGCGTTATGAGGGCGAGCGTCTTGCAGCTTCCTATGTCAATTTCTATATTGCCAACAAGTCTGTCTTAGTTCCACAATTTGAGGATGTAAACGACCAGGTTGCCCTAGATATCCTCAGCAAGTGTTTCCCAGACCGAAAAGTTGTCGGAATACCAGCCAGGGATATTCTCTTAGGTGGTGGCAATATCCACTGTATCACCCAACAAATCCCAGAATAG
- a CDS encoding sensor histidine kinase — protein sequence MIYILISILLLTNIILAIFLIRYHIAIRDLSRQIEEKIRSGSMKRIGVNFFSKTILRLHNQIENLFQEVEQNQLIMKREKRTLDMAISNIAHDIRTPLTIASGYTQQLIKHPDNSQETLSKIAHHQELVSKRLEALLEYRHLMEGAVKPKLEELDLSTFITKKTLAYYDVFQSLQIILDFNVEPGLKTATDEDLLDRIIQNLLGNVLKHGKEKARLSLKKEENRLVLEIANLVKKTIKNIDNLSNRFYSENMSDTEESSGLGLYITEELVHLLGADMKLATDGEWFSVFIYL from the coding sequence ATGATTTACATTTTGATATCTATATTGCTCCTTACTAATATTATTTTGGCGATTTTTTTGATTCGCTATCATATAGCAATTAGAGATTTAAGCAGACAAATTGAAGAAAAGATTCGCTCTGGTAGCATGAAGAGGATCGGTGTAAATTTCTTTTCAAAGACCATTTTGCGTCTACATAACCAAATTGAGAATCTATTTCAAGAAGTGGAGCAAAACCAACTAATCATGAAGCGTGAAAAACGCACCCTAGATATGGCAATCAGTAACATTGCTCATGATATTCGGACACCTTTAACAATCGCTTCAGGATATACTCAACAACTAATAAAACATCCCGATAATAGTCAGGAAACTTTAAGCAAAATAGCCCATCATCAGGAACTGGTTTCCAAACGTTTGGAGGCCCTCCTAGAATACCGTCATTTGATGGAAGGAGCAGTCAAACCGAAACTGGAAGAACTTGATTTATCAACTTTTATAACGAAAAAGACTTTAGCTTATTACGACGTTTTTCAATCTTTACAGATTATTCTTGATTTTAATGTTGAACCAGGATTGAAAACGGCGACTGATGAGGACTTGCTTGATCGAATTATACAAAACCTCCTTGGAAATGTTCTCAAGCACGGTAAGGAGAAGGCACGACTTTCTTTGAAAAAGGAAGAAAATAGGCTTGTTTTGGAAATTGCTAATCTAGTCAAAAAAACTATCAAGAATATAGACAATCTCAGCAATCGTTTTTATTCTGAAAATATGTCGGATACTGAAGAATCCTCTGGTTTAGGTCTCTATATTACTGAGGAATTAGTTCATCTTCTTGGAGCGGATATGAAGCTAGCCACTGATGGAGAATGGTTTTCGGTCTTTATTTATCTTTAA